Below is a window of Arabidopsis thaliana chromosome 2, partial sequence DNA.
ttttggattttgattgtttaaagtatatatatgtaccgGGATGTACCTCTTATTAAGGATGTATTTATAATTGGATtgacttctctctttttctttaatagaaatgtgaatatatatcatattaatGAAAGTTTTTTGATATACATATTAAAGAAAGTTGAGGGTTTACAAAATAGCTTAACCAAACGTTTGTAATCTTGCCAAAAATAAAGGTAAAAGTCAAGAGATACAAGGTATTAGGTGTGTTGAGTGTGAATCAACAAGTGCTACCGGATCCACAAAATCATCAGACTTCTTAAACCTACGATATTCGATACTCCAATATGATTTGTTCCATCAGTAAcatataatacatattttgatttgtttacgACCAATTTGTCACGTGAATTATGGGGTCCTATATATTTTAGACGTTTGTAGACAAaggaaaataattgaattgcTGTCTTTTAACGTGCGttcaaaaattttaagaacCATCATCACATTCTCACGTCTTCCAACTTAACTGTGTCAATATTACCTAATGATTTTTGAGCCAGTATGGCGTTTCTTaagactttttaaaaaattacgcttcatataatttttagtttgattttcgCTTAAAATGGATTAAgtgttatttatttgtatatttgtatgatGCATTTACATGCAGATATGAAATGTTTCTCGATTTAATTCATATTATCTAGATGTACAATAGTAAATGGATGCATTtttgaaaaggaaatgaatttTGGTGCATAATTgacttaaaaagaaagaaaaacatagaCACACAATCCCACATGCATGCATATCTCATTTTCGTCTCCTTTTATCGTTTGATGTTACCGAACCAACGTATTTTTGTTCCATGCAAATTGCAATTAGAGATTGCGGAATGAGGGAataagaaataacaaaattacatatatgtGATATGCCACTACTGAGTTTAATTTTGCTAGTTCTCTTTTAACAAAAGACTGATCATTTAATTTCCGTTGAGTTTAGTtcatatttctaaaataaaattttatctttataaaaggaaaacagaagagaaactaggagaaaataacaaatgtaAACTAAGAGAAGTAGAGAATGACCATATACCATATGACATTATATAATCATTTGGACCACGTGAAATGacatttctcttttcttaattatctTCAGAAATTGATTTTGGACCCCTCTCTCTTCGACttccaaaatcattttttatgatGAATGACTTCCAAAACATTACTAGAGCTATCTATTCCTCAATCTTCATCATTTTTCCTTTGATCACATCAGATCATAGTAATTAAACTGCATCAGATAAACCGAATTAATTTCACCATTCCAATTAAGATAACACAAATGTTCgagaaataatataaacaacaTACAGTGAGAATATGTcatttttataagaaagaaagcgTGTGTTTTTGGCATGAAACATGTGAATGACTCAGTTTTTATTGATATGTTTCCTAGTGGCTATCTTTCtctaaactatttttttccaaCTCACTCTCGTTTAATTACTTAAAACAATGTGACGATCCTTGTAGAAACCTTTTTGACccttaatcaaattttctcaaaactcAATCTTTTTGTGATTAGGTCGAACCATTATAACCGCATGAATATTTAGTGGACAATTCGGATACGATGTGTCACGGTTGAATTGGCCATCGAAAAATCACCCTCAGCACTATCTGACAAATTACCTCAGAAATTGGTTTGGATTCATTGCGAAACTCTTCAATGTCATAGTTGACTGAGTCATagttaataatgtattttagAACATGAGAAAAAGattagaccaaaaaaaaaaaaaaaacatgagaaaaagATGCACAATCTTTCTCTAAAATCTTACTTTTCACGTCTCACACAAAACATTTCTCATTAcatttgattcaaaatttttatttattattaccGTAGTTGATGATTCATAGGGTTTAAACGCAACGAGTTCAATTGTGAGAATATGGAGAAGTGGACGGTTGCGAACTTGCCGTAGACTATCAAGTGTTTTGAATGATtagtaaaacataaataattattaaaattgagAGATTAAAGTGTTTGACAATtaacatgaatatatatatatatatatatatgaattttattttgctcacgtgatttttttttactcggGGAATAAACCTTAACAATCTCAAAGtaatttgaaacaatataaaacgttttttaaatgattgattttaaaccaaaatctgCAGGAGAACCAATAAGTTGTATAGTTATTGATAAACGAATTGGGTGGATACAATAAATACCTGGAGattctttttcattaattaaaaatatatatacaaaaaattgactaaaaatattttattttaaaaaaataaaaattgaggGCCCTATAAATAAGAGATATCCACTCCCACTGAAACCTCAAATCAATCAGAGAGAGAGCTTCTGAGACATAAACATCAATTCAAATCGACGCAAGCAAAGAAAGCAAAATGTAAGTCACTGAAGAGTTTGGAATTCCCATTTCTgttcaattttcaattgagtttttgtgtttttctcttcAGGGAAAATGGAAGCGGGAAGGTGTTGAAGCCGATGGACTCAGAGCAATTGAGAGAGTACGGACATCTGATGGTTGATTTCATTGCTGATTACTACAAAACCATCGAAGATTTCCCTGTTCTTAGCCAAGTTCAggtctttttctgttttctgagACAATCGATTTGGTTATGGTTTATGGGTTTTTCAATCCGTTACTTATAACTTGGATTCTGAGAGTTGGGTTTGTTAAAGTTTCGTAATTTATAGCTCCGAACTGTTGTCAGTGACCTAATTTCTGTCAAAGTTGCTGTTTTTTTGCTAATGTTAAAACCAAATTGGCAACTCTAGTTCTTTGTACTTGGGAGTAGCAagtttgtttctctctctaaatctCTCTGGTTTAGTCACAATGTTGAATTTACTTGTTTTGATGCAGCCTGGTTATCTTCATAAGCTTTTGCCTGATTCTGCACCTGACCACCCTGAAACTCTGGACCAAGTTCTTGATGGTAAATTTTTGACCATTTCTGCTGAACATAGATACTAAATAAGCCTGTTTGCGCAAGTATGAACTATGGACATGATGTGAGTTTGTTTTGCAGATGTTCGAGCAAAGATATTGCCTGGAGTAACGCATTGGCAAAGCCCGAGTTTCTTTGCTTATTATCCTTCTAACAGCAGTGTTGCTGGGTTCTTGGGTGAGATGTTGAGTGCTGGTCTTGGCATTGTTGGTTTTAGTTGGGTTACTTCTCCAGCTGCCACAGAGCTAGAAATGATCGTTCTTGATTGGGTTGCTAAACTTCTCAACCTACCCGAGCAGTTTATGTCCAAAGGTAATcactttaaaacataaaatcttttttgctTAATTGAGACCTAAGTGTTGGTTAAGCTGTATCTTGTAGGAAATGGAGGTGGAGTTATACAAGGGTCAGCTAGTGAAGCTGTTCTTGTTGTTCTGATTGCTGCACGCGACAAGGTTTTAAGAAGCGTTGGCAAAAACGCGCTTGAGAAGCTCGTTGTCTACTCCTCTGACCAGACTCATTCAGCTTTACAGAAGGCTTGCCAGGTAAAAATTGCAGACTTaaagtcaaagaaaaattgGAATACGTAACTAATTTTCttctggtttgttttgttgacagATTGCTGGAATCCATCCAGAGAATTGCAGGGTGCTGACAACAGACTCTTCTACAAATTACGCTCTGCGTCCAGAATCGCTTCAAGAAGCTGTTTCTAGGGATCTTGAAGCTGGATTGATTCCATTCTTCTTATGTGCTAATGTAAGAACTACACTGTTAATTACTTACCCTCTTGAAGCATGTCCtctgaaatttttatttgttatttccaGGTTGGGACCACTTCTTCAACCGCAGTTGATCCATTAGCTGCACTGGGGAAGATTGCTAATGTTAGTTATTTCACATTTCCAAACAAGCTTCACAGAGACTTTTGTGGCATAGAAACTTATGATATTTATCTTGCTACATTTCTCAGAGCAATGGAATTTGGTTTCACGTGGATGCAGCATATGCTGGAAGTGCCTGTATATGTCCAGAGTATCGGCAATACATTGACGGTGTAGAAACTGCAGACTCTTTTAACATGAATGCTCACAAATGGTTCCTCACTAACTTCGATTGTTCCCTTCTTTGGGTAAAGGTATATATAGCCCattttaatctcttttctcttttctttctctcttcgcGTATTTTAAAGAGGATTAACACGTGAAAAACAGGATCAAGATTCTCTTACATTAGCTCTTTCAACAAATCCAGAGTTTCTCAAAAACAAGGTAAGAaagattttgttctttacagaaaaaaaaaaacaatctttcttctttggatcTATTAGATTACTAGTCTTCTTATCTACATTTTGTTTGGCCAGGCCTCTCAGGCAAACTTGGTTGTTGATTACAAAGATTGGCAAATCCCTCTCGGACGAAGATTCAGGTTTTTTGCTTTcccagaaaaataaattttaagttttgtaaGAACATATGCATAGATAACATCTGAgtattgtgtttgtttgttgacaGATCATTGAAACTATGGATGGTTTTAAGGCTCTATGGATCTGAGACCTTGAAGAGCTATATAAGAAACCATATCAAACTGGCTAAAGAATTCGAACAACTTGTCTCTCAAGATCCTAACTTCGAGGTAACtgtaaaaatctcaaatcattCTGGATAAAAGATTCTTCTAAGAAAGGGTGAATATATAAGTGATTATTCTTGTTTGCAGATTGTCACACCTCGGATCTTTGCTCTTGTCTGTTTCCGCCTCGTGCCTGTGAAAGACGAAGAAAAGAAGTGTAATAACCGAAACCGTGAACTCCTAGACGCAGTGAACTCTTCAGGGAAACTCTTCATGTCGCACACTGTAAGTGACTTGTCTTCctgcttcttgttcttgttcttgttcttggcTTCTCTGCGGGATAATGTTgttaaatcaatatatatgtattggCTTTGCGTGGGAAACAGGCTTTATCGGGGAAAATCGTACTACGTTGCGCAATAGGAGCGCCATTGACGGAGGAGAAGCACGTTAAGGAGGCGTGGAAGATTATTCAGGAAGAAGCATCTTACTTGCTTCACAAGTAAATATGATAAAACAGTAAAAGAATAAAACGGTTTTTGCCAACAAAACGAAGCActtcggtttggtttggtttaatttgataatataataataaaacagaaaattgcTTAAGTAAGACTTATCAACTTCGGTTTGATTTCGGTACACTTTAGTAAGGTGATCTTTCTTGTGTGTATTTTatcctctattttttttttttaccaattgTGTGTATTTTATCTatttggtttgggtttatttTGTGGTTAATTAATGTAAGCAATGATAATAAAATGTTCTATTTTATTGTTAGACGTATTTTATACCATGcgataaaataaaagacaaatcaACTTATAagttacacttttttttttttggtaagggATTTAAAGTTACACTATTAATCgcatgtttcatttttttaggGTGAATGTAGCCGTCAAATTACTTATTCACCACGTTTTCTAGTGGGGTTCGACGGATTAACTGgaataatttagtaaattttacGTTTGAAATGATTCGATCCATATATTAAACCTACAAAAAATTTCTCCTCAGTGAAAACCACTACCGCTTGGttgcttttttaaaaaaaaaaatcttgtataAACAATTTCATAGGTAAAATTGAAGCGATCGATACAGAAATCGCTAAGAACAAAGCATGAATATTTTGTCATCTATAAATGACTTGCTCAAGAAGACCAATACCATACAGAGCTTTTATTTGAGACATAAAGAAAGTTTATGATATATAGAAACGAAAAGGAGATGATGGTATGCAACAACcactatatatacaaagaacCTCATCAATAGTAATTTGTagggtttcttgttttttgtcGTATCCTCGTATCCGAGTCCAATCTGTGTATTCCGCTTCGAAAACTCTTTTTGTGTTGGTTTCTTATTTAGTCAATGATATAGTATTCTAGAAAGTCAAGATCACACATGTGAAGTCAAGAGCAAAAAGGAATGCACGTGTGTGTTTTGAGCTGGCAACTTGACATTGACGGTGATCATTATTAACGTTTACTTTCTTTACCTTTTAGTATAAAAAGCAACATGTTATGTTCATGCTTTCTTATGCGAATAATCTGGTTGTATTTTATTTCTAGAGACTTCTAGATTTCCCTCATCGTTTTACCGAAGCTCTTTCGTCGAGACTCTTGTAGGTGAGAAGTTGATATCGCGTTTTATGAACGTTATATCAAATTATCGTAATAGGAATACTCTGTTTCGGTTCTCTGcatttttactttgttttacTCATTATTCTGTTTACGTTATCATCAGTGAAACATGAAATTGAAAGCAATTAACTGTCTCATTTTAGTTAACTAAATTTGTCTTGAactgtatataattaaatcaaagaaaaaaaatacaaaatatgaaaGTGATGACCGGGGATATTCAAAGGGAGACTCTCATAACAACTTGGTATATGAATAAAGACTTAAAGCACTGGAATATGAGTACCTTGTTTCCTTAATTATTGACTCACTGTTTGtacagaaaccaaaaccagCACTGCAAATGAAATATATCTTAACAGAACAGAAATAACCcccaaaaatatttcaaaaagcTCGAAAACATATGGTTCCATTTTGTATAGCGTTGCACAATGTAATGCTAAATCAAAAGAGTAGATTAGATAtataagatagaaaaaaaaaagagcaaaaagGATAGAACAAAGTATTATAGATAGAATGTCATTGGGCAAAATTAATCCAAGGACTGATACATACAAGTATACAACCATCGTATTAACCTATGAAAAAGTAttgcaaaatataaaatgatttttaaaacaatgaaattACACCTATCCAATTGTTACGAATGAAACTCAActtttaaacactaaaaaaatgtgtatattTGCAGTCCAGATTACAAAATAAACCATTATATAATAGGATCCAACTGTATTTTGACTTAAATAAGGTAGTTGAAAATATCTTGACTAAGAAGTATATTTGGTTTACTCGGTGTCAAGACTAATAATAATTAGTAAGTAGTGTATCGAATAAATATAGCAATCGCTTTTgcagaaaataaatatctacTGAACAGATGTATCGTtctcaaaggaaaaaaacaacactAATTGGTGCCGCGTATCTAAAGATTTGCATGGGACCATATGTCTAGTAGTCTAGTACCatataaacctttttttgCTTACTCGTCAGTAGTTTCTTTTGAAATCTTCACAACACTTTCAACACTTCTCAGTGACCGTGAGCAACGAATTATTTTCAGTTCAACGACTCCGCGGAAATggaaaattcagaaaatgTTCCCTCTTACgatcaaaacatcaatttcaCTCCTAATTTGACGAGAGATCAAGAACATGTGATCATGGTCTCTGCTTTGCAACAAGTAATATCCAACGTCGGAGGTGACACGAACTCGAATGCATGGGAAGCTGATCTTCCACCTTTGAACGCTGGCCCTTGTCCTCTTTGTAGTGTCACCGGCTGCTACGGTTGCGTCTTCCCACGACACGAGGCGATAAttaagaaggagaagaagcacaaAGGAGTGAGGAAAAAACCATCAGGTAAGTTCTATTCTAATACAAGCTTTGAGTTTTTCTAGTACTAGCTAGTTTTAGTTCatgtattttcatatatatataagccaCGAGCCCATGAGGTAAACTATGTTCCAATACGTTAGCATGCAGTTGATGTACTTTCATAAACCATCAGGTAAATGGGCGGCGGAGATATGGGATCCGAGTTTGAAAGTAAGGAGATGGCTTGGAACGTTTCCAACAGCGGAGATGGCGGCTAAGGCTTACAACGATGCGGCGGCTGAGTTTGTCGGAAGAAGATCAGCAAGACGTGGCACAAAGAACGGAGAGGAAGCATCTACCAAGAAGACGACTGAGAAAAATTAACGGAGAAGGAGCACGTATAGAAAGGCAGGAAGAGGCATCTTACTTGCTTCACAAGTAAAtcagaatttttttgaaaagtaaaaacgttattttgtttggtaataaaataaagtaaaacaaaatattgctaaCGCAAGACTTATCAAGTTCAGTCGTGACTGTGAGTGTGTTTTTATGTATCTTACttcattttttgtctttcaattgtgtgtgtgtgtgtgtttttttttttttttataatctatttggtttgggtttattGTGACCAATGACAAGAAAAgtctatattttatagttagacgtattatatatatcatgagATAATATACAAGCAAACACAATTGTaagcatatataaaaatcaatcaagTTGTTATGATATTTATGATAACTTTAAACTTTGATTAACAAGAAAGGTAATCCAATAGTAATATTTGTCATACGGTGCCGTTTCACTAATAAATGGGCTTACGTAATACGGACCAACACAAAGTGACGTGGTTTCATTTTAAAGGTGTTACTTATCGTCGCCAATGAGATATTGTCAAGGCCCAGGCCCATTTGCTTGTATCCTCGAGGCAGCAAATTCTTGTATTCCatttctctcctcttcttcctctttctctctctcacatcTGTATTTGTTGTCTCGATCGTGTAACTGAGAACGAAGGATGCAAGTAGTTTCCAGGAGATTAGTTCAACGGCCTCTCGTCGGAGGAGCTTCGATctattcatcttcttctctcagaTCGCTCTACGGAGTCTCTAATCACCGTTAAGTTTCtgccattgatttttttcttatatcaaTTGGGATTTCTAGGTTACTTATGTTATGAGTCTCGGGCTAATGAGagatttgtgtttttaatgattttgtgtgtttcctCTGATTTTAATTAGTGAATGGGACTGATAATTGTCGCTATTCGTCTTCCCTCGCTACTAAGGGCGTGGGACACCTCGCTCGCAAGGGTACTGGTGGGAGATCTTCCGTAAGGTATGCCATTGCTcttttttagggtttgtttcCTTTAGAAAATGTTTGAGAATTCATATAGGAAGGAGAAACGATATTGGTCTCTGTTAGGATTTAAGTAGGCTTAGTCTATAgctttgtttagttttgagCTTAAGAGATAGCTTTCATGAATTACTTTCCTTCATGGAGAAATGTATCGTCTCTAATGGGTTTGCAGTAGCTTCAGTTTAGTGAACTTTTCTCGAGAGCTTTCTGTTCCGTTTGTCATGGGAATGAGAAATGTTCTTGCCGTGTTATGTTAAAGCATGCTTATTCTGTATATCTTTTGTTAAGTTTCGAGCTTAGAGGATAGATATTGTAAATTACTTGCCTTTGCGGAGAAATGTATCATCTTTAAGGGGTTTT
It encodes the following:
- the AAS gene encoding Pyridoxal phosphate (PLP)-dependent transferases superfamily protein, whose protein sequence is MENGSGKVLKPMDSEQLREYGHLMVDFIADYYKTIEDFPVLSQVQPGYLHKLLPDSAPDHPETLDQVLDDVRAKILPGVTHWQSPSFFAYYPSNSSVAGFLGEMLSAGLGIVGFSWVTSPAATELEMIVLDWVAKLLNLPEQFMSKGNGGGVIQGSASEAVLVVLIAARDKVLRSVGKNALEKLVVYSSDQTHSALQKACQIAGIHPENCRVLTTDSSTNYALRPESLQEAVSRDLEAGLIPFFLCANVGTTSSTAVDPLAALGKIANSNGIWFHVDAAYAGSACICPEYRQYIDGDQDSLTLALSTNPEFLKNKASQANLVVDYKDWQIPLGRRFRSLKLWMVLRLYGSETLKSYIRNHIKLAKEFEQLVSQDPNFEIVTPRIFALVCFRLVPVKDEEKKCNNRNRELLDAVNSSGKLFMSHTALSGKIVLRCAIGAPLTEEKHVKEAWKIIQEEASYLLHK
- the AAS gene encoding Pyridoxal phosphate (PLP)-dependent transferases superfamily protein (Pyridoxal phosphate (PLP)-dependent transferases superfamily protein; FUNCTIONS IN: pyridoxal phosphate binding, carboxy-lyase activity, catalytic activity, tyrosine decarboxylase activity; INVOLVED IN: response to wounding, cellular amino acid metabolic process; LOCATED IN: cellular_component unknown; EXPRESSED IN: 22 plant structures; EXPRESSED DURING: 13 growth stages; CONTAINS InterPro DOMAIN/s: Aromatic-L-amino-acid decarboxylase (InterPro:IPR010977), Pyridoxal phosphate-dependent transferase, major domain (InterPro:IPR015424), Pyridoxal phosphate-dependent decarboxylase (InterPro:IPR002129), Pyridoxal-phosphate binding site (InterPro:IPR021115), Pyridoxal phosphate-dependent transferase, major region, subdomain 1 (InterPro:IPR015421), Pyridoxal phosphate-dependent transferase, major region, subdomain 2 (InterPro:IPR015422); BEST Arabidopsis thaliana protein match is: L-tyrosine decarboxylase (TAIR:AT4G28680.1); Has 5452 Blast hits to 5431 proteins in 1792 species: Archae - 99; Bacteria - 1888; Metazoa - 2300; Fungi - 264; Plants - 262; Viruses - 5; Other Eukaryotes - 634 (source: NCBI BLink).): MENGSGKVLKPMDSEQLREYGHLMVDFIADYYKTIEDFPVLSQVQPGYLHKLLPDSAPDHPETLDQVLDDVRAKILPGVTHWQSPSFFAYYPSNSSVAGFLGEMLSAGLGIVGFSWVTSPAATELEMIVLDWVAKLLNLPEQFMSKGNGGGVIQGSASEAVLVVLIAARDKVLRSVGKNALEKLVVYSSDQTHSALQKACQIAGIHPENCRVLTTDSSTNYALRPESLQEAVSRDLEAGLIPFFLCANVGTTSSTAVDPLAALGKIANSNGIWFHVDAAYAGSACICPEYRQYIDGVETADSFNMNAHKWFLTNFDCSLLWVKDQDSLTLALSTNPEFLKNKASQANLVVDYKDWQIPLGRRFRSLKLWMVLRLYGSETLKSYIRNHIKLAKEFEQLVSQDPNFEIVTPRIFALVCFRLVPVKDEEKKCNNRNRELLDAVNSSGKLFMSHTALSGKIVLRCAIGAPLTEEKHVKEAWKIIQEEASYLLHK
- a CDS encoding Integrase-type DNA-binding superfamily protein (Integrase-type DNA-binding superfamily protein; FUNCTIONS IN: DNA binding, sequence-specific DNA binding transcription factor activity; INVOLVED IN: regulation of transcription, DNA-dependent; LOCATED IN: nucleus; CONTAINS InterPro DOMAIN/s: DNA-binding, integrase-type (InterPro:IPR016177), Pathogenesis-related transcriptional factor/ERF, DNA-binding (InterPro:IPR001471); BEST Arabidopsis thaliana protein match is: Integrase-type DNA-binding superfamily protein (TAIR:AT5G67010.1); Has 4615 Blast hits to 4613 proteins in 213 species: Archae - 0; Bacteria - 0; Metazoa - 0; Fungi - 0; Plants - 4610; Viruses - 0; Other Eukaryotes - 5 (source: NCBI BLink).); its protein translation is MENSENVPSYDQNINFTPNLTRDQEHVIMVSALQQVISNVGGDTNSNAWEADLPPLNAGPCPLCSVTGCYGCVFPRHEAIIKKEKKHKGVRKKPSGKWAAEIWDPSLKVRRWLGTFPTAEMAAKAYNDAAAEFVGRRSARRGTKNGEEASTKKTTEKN